The proteins below are encoded in one region of Brassica napus cultivar Da-Ae unplaced genomic scaffold, Da-Ae ScsIHWf_1842;HRSCAF=2478, whole genome shotgun sequence:
- the LOC106410746 gene encoding uncharacterized protein LOC106410746 isoform X10, with translation MCRLQSGFGRVPWLEDFSYVNDTAALQENDRANGGSGQTCNHEQFKQFSSFLSKLIAAAKEFSLPPERQKFGLITEKSLASPFIVGASDSWAAVLQLAGCPHCSNILKAGDDIQRLLKMENPIVSELEDNRQDHESSLPANKPSVILFVDRSSGSLETRRKSMKALCTFREVAAQHKASDIINWGNDIKSQNSVSQADEESGSVSLQKTARSFKTIKLENRVSFVIMDGDKNVALDTIASGMEGSSLQELLTNLVHRRKEKKLCSIAKDVGFRLLSDDVHIKILDALPSQAEVIPGQDTSSAEGSSESSLEPREGDVQNKVGMSSKEKDKMKPPESESSSQDDKEQVSTNRSKQLVMDKAGVYKTKNVEEEIKVLLNSESKEDLVHSFTGLFFFSDANYKLLRGLTGDVKIPSAVIIDPALQQHYVLQDEVAFSYSSLVDSLHGYLNGSLSPYTRSETTIHKPKEATVPPFVNLDFHEADSIPRITVNRFSHMVQAWNQSSGEKAPCPLCEDVLVLFGNSWCGFCQRMELAVREVYRSLKDCKAILQRESKNKHKSAETPTNGENLKSPLIYLMDCTLNDCSLILNSINQREVYPSVVFFPAERNKVILYEGETSVTDITEFLARHANNSREFFRIIPTLSGKGRRNSNKLDQSSSAVNNEVKEKDVDKLVEVVVSNRDPPEREVTQDQVSPQSPPMHSVKPAVPKVKIGTILVATERLGDSPPFANSKILILKAGRESGFMGVIFNKQLRWSSFPDLDGGQTAELLKDTILSLGGPVMDPEKPLLALSREGDPSTDLELSPGVYFLDHESVARRIQELKSRDVKPSDYWFFVGYSSWSYEQLFDEIGLGVWDVDNNQLDFAWP, from the exons ATGTGTAGACTCCAAAGCGGATTTGGTAGAGTTCCTTGGCTTGAGGATTTTAGCTATGTCAATGATACTGCTGCTTTGCAGGAGAATGACAGAGCGAACGGGGGTTCTGGACAGACATGTAACCATGAACAGTTCAAGCAATTCAGTTCATTCCTCTCAAAATTGATTGCCGCCGCAAAAGAGTTTTCCCTGCCTCCTGAAAGGCAAAAATTTGGTCTGATCACAGAAAAATCGCTGGCTTCACCATTTATTGTTGGAGCATCTGATTCGTGGGCAGCAGTCCTTCAGCTGGCAGGATGTCCACATTGTTCAAATATTCTCAAGGCCGGAGATGACATTCAGAGACTCTTAAAGATGGAAAATCCCATCGTCTCAGAG CTGGAGGATAACCGGCAGGACCACGAGTCATCTTTGCCTGCAAATAAACCGTCGGTTATTCTTTTTGTGGATAGATCAAGTGGCTCCTTGGAAACTAGAAGGAAGAGTATGAAAGCACTTTGTACTTTCAGGGAGGTAGCTGCACAACATAAAGCGTCTGACATAATAAACTGGGGGAATGATATTAAGTCTCAGAACTCCGTTAGCCAGGCTGATGAAGAATCGGGATCCGTGTCTCTTCAGAAAACTGCCCGAAGTTTTAAGACGATCAAGTTAGAGAATAGGGTCTCTTTTGTGATTATGGATGGGGATAAAAATGTGGCCCTTGATACCATAGCTTCAGGAATGGAAGGCAGTTCCCTGCAGGAGCTACTGACAAACCTTGTTcacagaagaaaagaaaaaaagttatgcTCGATTGCTAAGGATGTTGGCTTCCGTCTATTATCTGATGATGTGCACATAAAAATACTGGATGCTTTACCATCACAAGCAGAAGTTATACCTGGTCAAGACACGTCTTCAGCAGAAGGTTCCAGTGAAAGTTCTCTTGAGCCTAGAGAAGGAGATGTGCAGAACAAGGTCGGTATGAGTTCGAAAGAAAAGGACAAAATGAAACCTCCTGAAAGTGAATCATCCTCCCAAGATGATAAAGAGCAGGTTTCTACAAACAGAAGTAAACAATTAGTAATGGATAAGGCTGgggtttataaaacaaaaaatgttgaagaagagatcaagGTATTGTTGAACTCGGAATCGAAGGAAGATCTGGTGCATAGTTTCACGggtttatttttcttctctgACGCAAACTATAAGTTGCTTAGGGGTCTAACTGGTGATGTAAAGATTCCATCAGCAGTAATAATTGATCCTGCTTTACAACAGCACTACGTCCTTCAAGATGAGGTAGCATTCAGCTATTCGTCGCTGGTCGACTCTCTTCATGGATATCTCAATGGAAGTCTATCACCTTATACACGGTCTGAAACCACTATTCACAAGCCTAAGGAAGCTACAGTTCCACCGTTTGTTAATCTGGATTTTCACGAGGCGGATTCTATTCCGCGTATCACAGTCAATAGGTTCTCCCATATGGTTCAGGCATGGAATCAATCCAGTGGAGAGAAGGCTCCGTGTCCTTTGTGCGAGGACGTTTTGGTCCTTTTTGGCAATAGCTGGTGTGGCTTTTGTCAGAGGATGGAGCTAGCTGTGCGTGAAGTATACCGATCACTAAAGGATTGTAAAGCGATTTTACAGAGAGAATCCAAGAACAAACATAAATCAG CAGAGACACCAACTAATGGCGAGAATCTAAAGTCTCCATTGATCTACTTAATGGACTGCACGTTGAATGATTGTAGCTTGATCCTAAACTCAATAAATCAG AGAGAAGTGTATCCTTCTGTGGTGTTCTTTCCAGCCGAGAGAAACAAAGTCATTTTATATGAAGGGGAAACGTCTGTAACTGACATAACCGAGTTTCTGGCTCGACATGCAAATAACTCTCGTGAGTTTTTCA GAATCATTCCTACTCTGTCtggaaaaggaagaagaaactcaAACAAGCTCGACCAATCTTCATCAGCTGTAAACAATGAAGTGAAAGAGAAAGACGTGGATAAACTTGTTGAGGTCGTTGTAAGCAACAGAGATCCTCCTGAAAGAGAGGTAACCCAGGACCAGGTCAGTCCCCAATCGCCTCCAATGCACTCGGTCAAACCTGCTGTTCCTAAAGTGAAAATTGGCACAATCCTGGTTGCTACAGAAAGGCTAGGTGACAGTCCACCGTTTGCAAACTCAAAGATTCTGATCCTAAAAGCAGGCCGAGAATCCGGTTTCATGGGTGTTATCTTCAACAAACAGTTACGATGGTCATCGTTCCCTGACCTGGACGGCGGCCAAACAGCTGAGCTCTTGAAAGACACGATTCTGTCTCTCGGAGGTCCAGTGATGGATCCAGAGAAGCCGCTTTTGGCTCTGAGCCGAGAGGGAGACCCCTCCACGGATCTTGAACTCTCACCAGGCGTGTATTTCCTTGATCACGAGTCGGTGGCCCGTCGAATCCAAGAGTTGAAGTCTAGAGATGTGAAACCAAGTGATTATTGGTTTTTCGTGGGATACTCAAGCTGGAGCTATGAACAGTTGTTTGATGAGattggtcttggagtatgggaTGTTGATAACAACCAGCTTGACTTCGCTTGGCCTTGA
- the LOC106410746 gene encoding uncharacterized protein LOC106410746 isoform X2, whose amino-acid sequence MRTPALLLLLLAFVSIIPPSSCHGEWDILTEQNFSSQIRLHPHILLFVTAPWCGESRSLKNEITQLVHTSDEYGSLKLMVVYRNSEKVLAQAIGATNEITILYYHHSVPYNYRGKLRALNILSSLRPYLASPPEELPLKHLKSPESLKDFLESSDKALILFEFCGWTSTLLSELKRNVTEDNLWHGNFSKKVETDRVLKLRGKNNQKVAVADHTKWKLMCRLQSGFGRVPWLEDFSYVNDTAALQENDRANGGSGQTCNHEQFKQFSSFLSKLIAAAKEFSLPPERQKFGLITEKSLASPFIVGASDSWAAVLQLAGCPHCSNILKAGDDIQRLLKMENPIVSELEDNRQDHESSLPANKPSVILFVDRSSGSLETRRKSMKALCTFREVAAQHKASDIINWGNDIKSQNSVSQADEESGSVSLQKTARSFKTIKLENRVSFVIMDGDKNVALDTIASGMEGSSLQELLTNLVHRRKEKKLCSIAKDVGFRLLSDDVHIKILDALPSQAEVIPGQDTSSAEGSSESSLEPREGDVQNKVGMSSKEKDKMKPPESESSSQDDKEQVSTNRSKQLVMDKAGVYKTKNVEEEIKVLLNSESKEDLVHSFTGLFFFSDANYKLLRGLTGDVKIPSAVIIDPALQQHYVLQDEVAFSYSSLVDSLHGYLNGSLSPYTRSETTIHKPKEATVPPFVNLDFHEADSIPRITVNRFSHMVQAWNQSSGEKAPCPLCEDVLVLFGNSWCGFCQRMELAVREVYRSLKDCKAILQRESKNKHKSETPTNGENLKSPLIYLMDCTLNDCSLILNSINQREVYPSVVFFPAERNKVILYEGETSVTDITEFLARHANNSREFFRIIPTLSGKGRRNSNKLDQSSSAVNNEVKEKDVDKLVEVVVSNRDPPEREVTQDQVSPQSPPMHSVKPAVPKVKIGTILVATERLGDSPPFANSKILILKAGRESGFMGVIFNKQLRWSSFPDLDGGQTAELLKDTILSLGGPVMDPEKPLLALSREGDPSTDLELSPGVYFLDHESVARRIQELKSRDVKPSDYWFFVGYSSWSYEQLFDEIGLGVWDVDNNQLDFAWP is encoded by the exons ATGAGAACTCCggctctcctcctcctcctcttggcCTTCGTATCCATCATTCCTCCGTCAAGCTGCCATGGCGAATGGGATATCCTCACGGAGCAAAACTTCTCTTCTCAGATCCGTCTCCACCCTCACATCCTCCTCTTCGTCACCGCTCCAT GGTGTGGCGAGTCAAGATCTCTCAAGAATGAAATAACTCAGCTGGTTCATACTAGTGACGAGTATGGCTCGTTGAAGTTGATGGTTGTTTACAGAAACTCAGAGAAGGTGTTAGCACAAGCCATTGGTGCTACCAACGAGATTACGATTTTGTACTATCACCATAGTGTTCCTTATAACTATCGTGGGAAACTCCGAGCCTTAAATATATTGTCGTCTCTTCGTCCTTATTTGGCATCTCCTCCTGAAGAACTCCCTCTCAAGCATTTGAAGTCTCCAGAGAGTTTGAAGGATTTTCTTGAATCATCTGACAAGGCTTTGATTCTGTTCGAGTTTTGCGGATGGACTAGTACACTTCTCTCTGAGTTGAAGAGGAATGTCACTGAAGATAACCTTTGGCATG GAAACTTCTCCAAAAAAGTTGAAACTGACCGAGTGCTGAAGTTAAGAGGAAAAAATAACCAGAAGGTGGCTG TAGCAGACCATACAAAATGGAAATTGATGTGTAGACTCCAAAGCGGATTTGGTAGAGTTCCTTGGCTTGAGGATTTTAGCTATGTCAATGATACTGCTGCTTTGCAGGAGAATGACAGAGCGAACGGGGGTTCTGGACAGACATGTAACCATGAACAGTTCAAGCAATTCAGTTCATTCCTCTCAAAATTGATTGCCGCCGCAAAAGAGTTTTCCCTGCCTCCTGAAAGGCAAAAATTTGGTCTGATCACAGAAAAATCGCTGGCTTCACCATTTATTGTTGGAGCATCTGATTCGTGGGCAGCAGTCCTTCAGCTGGCAGGATGTCCACATTGTTCAAATATTCTCAAGGCCGGAGATGACATTCAGAGACTCTTAAAGATGGAAAATCCCATCGTCTCAGAG CTGGAGGATAACCGGCAGGACCACGAGTCATCTTTGCCTGCAAATAAACCGTCGGTTATTCTTTTTGTGGATAGATCAAGTGGCTCCTTGGAAACTAGAAGGAAGAGTATGAAAGCACTTTGTACTTTCAGGGAGGTAGCTGCACAACATAAAGCGTCTGACATAATAAACTGGGGGAATGATATTAAGTCTCAGAACTCCGTTAGCCAGGCTGATGAAGAATCGGGATCCGTGTCTCTTCAGAAAACTGCCCGAAGTTTTAAGACGATCAAGTTAGAGAATAGGGTCTCTTTTGTGATTATGGATGGGGATAAAAATGTGGCCCTTGATACCATAGCTTCAGGAATGGAAGGCAGTTCCCTGCAGGAGCTACTGACAAACCTTGTTcacagaagaaaagaaaaaaagttatgcTCGATTGCTAAGGATGTTGGCTTCCGTCTATTATCTGATGATGTGCACATAAAAATACTGGATGCTTTACCATCACAAGCAGAAGTTATACCTGGTCAAGACACGTCTTCAGCAGAAGGTTCCAGTGAAAGTTCTCTTGAGCCTAGAGAAGGAGATGTGCAGAACAAGGTCGGTATGAGTTCGAAAGAAAAGGACAAAATGAAACCTCCTGAAAGTGAATCATCCTCCCAAGATGATAAAGAGCAGGTTTCTACAAACAGAAGTAAACAATTAGTAATGGATAAGGCTGgggtttataaaacaaaaaatgttgaagaagagatcaagGTATTGTTGAACTCGGAATCGAAGGAAGATCTGGTGCATAGTTTCACGggtttatttttcttctctgACGCAAACTATAAGTTGCTTAGGGGTCTAACTGGTGATGTAAAGATTCCATCAGCAGTAATAATTGATCCTGCTTTACAACAGCACTACGTCCTTCAAGATGAGGTAGCATTCAGCTATTCGTCGCTGGTCGACTCTCTTCATGGATATCTCAATGGAAGTCTATCACCTTATACACGGTCTGAAACCACTATTCACAAGCCTAAGGAAGCTACAGTTCCACCGTTTGTTAATCTGGATTTTCACGAGGCGGATTCTATTCCGCGTATCACAGTCAATAGGTTCTCCCATATGGTTCAGGCATGGAATCAATCCAGTGGAGAGAAGGCTCCGTGTCCTTTGTGCGAGGACGTTTTGGTCCTTTTTGGCAATAGCTGGTGTGGCTTTTGTCAGAGGATGGAGCTAGCTGTGCGTGAAGTATACCGATCACTAAAGGATTGTAAAGCGATTTTACAGAGAGAATCCAAGAACAAACATAAATCAG AGACACCAACTAATGGCGAGAATCTAAAGTCTCCATTGATCTACTTAATGGACTGCACGTTGAATGATTGTAGCTTGATCCTAAACTCAATAAATCAG AGAGAAGTGTATCCTTCTGTGGTGTTCTTTCCAGCCGAGAGAAACAAAGTCATTTTATATGAAGGGGAAACGTCTGTAACTGACATAACCGAGTTTCTGGCTCGACATGCAAATAACTCTCGTGAGTTTTTCA GAATCATTCCTACTCTGTCtggaaaaggaagaagaaactcaAACAAGCTCGACCAATCTTCATCAGCTGTAAACAATGAAGTGAAAGAGAAAGACGTGGATAAACTTGTTGAGGTCGTTGTAAGCAACAGAGATCCTCCTGAAAGAGAGGTAACCCAGGACCAGGTCAGTCCCCAATCGCCTCCAATGCACTCGGTCAAACCTGCTGTTCCTAAAGTGAAAATTGGCACAATCCTGGTTGCTACAGAAAGGCTAGGTGACAGTCCACCGTTTGCAAACTCAAAGATTCTGATCCTAAAAGCAGGCCGAGAATCCGGTTTCATGGGTGTTATCTTCAACAAACAGTTACGATGGTCATCGTTCCCTGACCTGGACGGCGGCCAAACAGCTGAGCTCTTGAAAGACACGATTCTGTCTCTCGGAGGTCCAGTGATGGATCCAGAGAAGCCGCTTTTGGCTCTGAGCCGAGAGGGAGACCCCTCCACGGATCTTGAACTCTCACCAGGCGTGTATTTCCTTGATCACGAGTCGGTGGCCCGTCGAATCCAAGAGTTGAAGTCTAGAGATGTGAAACCAAGTGATTATTGGTTTTTCGTGGGATACTCAAGCTGGAGCTATGAACAGTTGTTTGATGAGattggtcttggagtatgggaTGTTGATAACAACCAGCTTGACTTCGCTTGGCCTTGA
- the LOC106410746 gene encoding uncharacterized protein LOC106410746 isoform X8, which translates to MRTPALLLLLLAFVSIIPPSSCHGEWDILTEQNFSSQIRLHPHILLFVTAPWCGESRSLKNEITQLVHTSDEYGSLKLMVVYRNSEKVLAQAIGATNEITILYYHHSVPYNYRGKLRALNILSSLRPYLASPPEELPLKHLKSPESLKDFLESSDKALILFEFCGWTSTLLSELKRNVTEDNLWHGNFSKKVETDRVLKLRGKNNQKENDRANGGSGQTCNHEQFKQFSSFLSKLIAAAKEFSLPPERQKFGLITEKSLASPFIVGASDSWAAVLQLAGCPHCSNILKAGDDIQRLLKMENPIVSELEDNRQDHESSLPANKPSVILFVDRSSGSLETRRKSMKALCTFREVAAQHKASDIINWGNDIKSQNSVSQADEESGSVSLQKTARSFKTIKLENRVSFVIMDGDKNVALDTIASGMEGSSLQELLTNLVHRRKEKKLCSIAKDVGFRLLSDDVHIKILDALPSQAEVIPGQDTSSAEGSSESSLEPREGDVQNKVGMSSKEKDKMKPPESESSSQDDKEQVSTNRSKQLVMDKAGVYKTKNVEEEIKVLLNSESKEDLVHSFTGLFFFSDANYKLLRGLTGDVKIPSAVIIDPALQQHYVLQDEVAFSYSSLVDSLHGYLNGSLSPYTRSETTIHKPKEATVPPFVNLDFHEADSIPRITVNRFSHMVQAWNQSSGEKAPCPLCEDVLVLFGNSWCGFCQRMELAVREVYRSLKDCKAILQRESKNKHKSETPTNGENLKSPLIYLMDCTLNDCSLILNSINQREVYPSVVFFPAERNKVILYEGETSVTDITEFLARHANNSREFFRIIPTLSGKGRRNSNKLDQSSSAVNNEVKEKDVDKLVEVVVSNRDPPEREVTQDQVSPQSPPMHSVKPAVPKVKIGTILVATERLGDSPPFANSKILILKAGRESGFMGVIFNKQLRWSSFPDLDGGQTAELLKDTILSLGGPVMDPEKPLLALSREGDPSTDLELSPGVYFLDHESVARRIQELKSRDVKPSDYWFFVGYSSWSYEQLFDEIGLGVWDVDNNQLDFAWP; encoded by the exons ATGAGAACTCCggctctcctcctcctcctcttggcCTTCGTATCCATCATTCCTCCGTCAAGCTGCCATGGCGAATGGGATATCCTCACGGAGCAAAACTTCTCTTCTCAGATCCGTCTCCACCCTCACATCCTCCTCTTCGTCACCGCTCCAT GGTGTGGCGAGTCAAGATCTCTCAAGAATGAAATAACTCAGCTGGTTCATACTAGTGACGAGTATGGCTCGTTGAAGTTGATGGTTGTTTACAGAAACTCAGAGAAGGTGTTAGCACAAGCCATTGGTGCTACCAACGAGATTACGATTTTGTACTATCACCATAGTGTTCCTTATAACTATCGTGGGAAACTCCGAGCCTTAAATATATTGTCGTCTCTTCGTCCTTATTTGGCATCTCCTCCTGAAGAACTCCCTCTCAAGCATTTGAAGTCTCCAGAGAGTTTGAAGGATTTTCTTGAATCATCTGACAAGGCTTTGATTCTGTTCGAGTTTTGCGGATGGACTAGTACACTTCTCTCTGAGTTGAAGAGGAATGTCACTGAAGATAACCTTTGGCATG GAAACTTCTCCAAAAAAGTTGAAACTGACCGAGTGCTGAAGTTAAGAGGAAAAAATAACCAGAAG GAGAATGACAGAGCGAACGGGGGTTCTGGACAGACATGTAACCATGAACAGTTCAAGCAATTCAGTTCATTCCTCTCAAAATTGATTGCCGCCGCAAAAGAGTTTTCCCTGCCTCCTGAAAGGCAAAAATTTGGTCTGATCACAGAAAAATCGCTGGCTTCACCATTTATTGTTGGAGCATCTGATTCGTGGGCAGCAGTCCTTCAGCTGGCAGGATGTCCACATTGTTCAAATATTCTCAAGGCCGGAGATGACATTCAGAGACTCTTAAAGATGGAAAATCCCATCGTCTCAGAG CTGGAGGATAACCGGCAGGACCACGAGTCATCTTTGCCTGCAAATAAACCGTCGGTTATTCTTTTTGTGGATAGATCAAGTGGCTCCTTGGAAACTAGAAGGAAGAGTATGAAAGCACTTTGTACTTTCAGGGAGGTAGCTGCACAACATAAAGCGTCTGACATAATAAACTGGGGGAATGATATTAAGTCTCAGAACTCCGTTAGCCAGGCTGATGAAGAATCGGGATCCGTGTCTCTTCAGAAAACTGCCCGAAGTTTTAAGACGATCAAGTTAGAGAATAGGGTCTCTTTTGTGATTATGGATGGGGATAAAAATGTGGCCCTTGATACCATAGCTTCAGGAATGGAAGGCAGTTCCCTGCAGGAGCTACTGACAAACCTTGTTcacagaagaaaagaaaaaaagttatgcTCGATTGCTAAGGATGTTGGCTTCCGTCTATTATCTGATGATGTGCACATAAAAATACTGGATGCTTTACCATCACAAGCAGAAGTTATACCTGGTCAAGACACGTCTTCAGCAGAAGGTTCCAGTGAAAGTTCTCTTGAGCCTAGAGAAGGAGATGTGCAGAACAAGGTCGGTATGAGTTCGAAAGAAAAGGACAAAATGAAACCTCCTGAAAGTGAATCATCCTCCCAAGATGATAAAGAGCAGGTTTCTACAAACAGAAGTAAACAATTAGTAATGGATAAGGCTGgggtttataaaacaaaaaatgttgaagaagagatcaagGTATTGTTGAACTCGGAATCGAAGGAAGATCTGGTGCATAGTTTCACGggtttatttttcttctctgACGCAAACTATAAGTTGCTTAGGGGTCTAACTGGTGATGTAAAGATTCCATCAGCAGTAATAATTGATCCTGCTTTACAACAGCACTACGTCCTTCAAGATGAGGTAGCATTCAGCTATTCGTCGCTGGTCGACTCTCTTCATGGATATCTCAATGGAAGTCTATCACCTTATACACGGTCTGAAACCACTATTCACAAGCCTAAGGAAGCTACAGTTCCACCGTTTGTTAATCTGGATTTTCACGAGGCGGATTCTATTCCGCGTATCACAGTCAATAGGTTCTCCCATATGGTTCAGGCATGGAATCAATCCAGTGGAGAGAAGGCTCCGTGTCCTTTGTGCGAGGACGTTTTGGTCCTTTTTGGCAATAGCTGGTGTGGCTTTTGTCAGAGGATGGAGCTAGCTGTGCGTGAAGTATACCGATCACTAAAGGATTGTAAAGCGATTTTACAGAGAGAATCCAAGAACAAACATAAATCAG AGACACCAACTAATGGCGAGAATCTAAAGTCTCCATTGATCTACTTAATGGACTGCACGTTGAATGATTGTAGCTTGATCCTAAACTCAATAAATCAG AGAGAAGTGTATCCTTCTGTGGTGTTCTTTCCAGCCGAGAGAAACAAAGTCATTTTATATGAAGGGGAAACGTCTGTAACTGACATAACCGAGTTTCTGGCTCGACATGCAAATAACTCTCGTGAGTTTTTCA GAATCATTCCTACTCTGTCtggaaaaggaagaagaaactcaAACAAGCTCGACCAATCTTCATCAGCTGTAAACAATGAAGTGAAAGAGAAAGACGTGGATAAACTTGTTGAGGTCGTTGTAAGCAACAGAGATCCTCCTGAAAGAGAGGTAACCCAGGACCAGGTCAGTCCCCAATCGCCTCCAATGCACTCGGTCAAACCTGCTGTTCCTAAAGTGAAAATTGGCACAATCCTGGTTGCTACAGAAAGGCTAGGTGACAGTCCACCGTTTGCAAACTCAAAGATTCTGATCCTAAAAGCAGGCCGAGAATCCGGTTTCATGGGTGTTATCTTCAACAAACAGTTACGATGGTCATCGTTCCCTGACCTGGACGGCGGCCAAACAGCTGAGCTCTTGAAAGACACGATTCTGTCTCTCGGAGGTCCAGTGATGGATCCAGAGAAGCCGCTTTTGGCTCTGAGCCGAGAGGGAGACCCCTCCACGGATCTTGAACTCTCACCAGGCGTGTATTTCCTTGATCACGAGTCGGTGGCCCGTCGAATCCAAGAGTTGAAGTCTAGAGATGTGAAACCAAGTGATTATTGGTTTTTCGTGGGATACTCAAGCTGGAGCTATGAACAGTTGTTTGATGAGattggtcttggagtatgggaTGTTGATAACAACCAGCTTGACTTCGCTTGGCCTTGA